A portion of the Blautia hansenii DSM 20583 genome contains these proteins:
- a CDS encoding transketolase family protein: protein MSEVKKIATRDSYGNALVELGKKYENLVVLDADLAGATKTATFQKAFPERHIDCGIAEGNMVGVAAGLAATGKVPFASSFAMFAAGRAYEQVRNSVGYPHLNVKIGATHAGISVGEDGATHQCNEDIALMRTIPGMVILNPSDDVEARAAVEAAYHHEGPVYLRFGRLAVPVINDREDYKFEIGKGIVLREGKDVTIFATGLCVNEALQAAEKLAADGIDAKVINIHTIKPLDEELVVKAAMETGKVVTIEEHSVIGGLGGAVAEVLSEKAPTKMLRIGINDVFGESGPALKLLEKYGIDAAGIYEKVKAFV from the coding sequence ATGTCAGAAGTAAAGAAAATTGCAACCAGAGACAGTTACGGAAATGCGTTGGTAGAGTTAGGAAAAAAATATGAAAATCTGGTAGTTTTGGATGCTGACCTGGCAGGTGCTACAAAGACAGCTACATTCCAGAAGGCTTTCCCGGAACGCCATATTGACTGTGGTATTGCAGAAGGTAATATGGTAGGTGTTGCAGCAGGACTTGCAGCAACAGGAAAGGTTCCTTTTGCAAGCTCCTTTGCTATGTTTGCGGCAGGACGTGCTTATGAGCAGGTTCGTAACTCTGTGGGATATCCACATTTAAATGTAAAAATCGGTGCAACACATGCAGGTATTTCCGTAGGCGAAGACGGCGCAACACACCAGTGTAACGAAGATATCGCTCTTATGAGAACTATTCCCGGCATGGTTATCTTAAATCCATCTGATGATGTAGAGGCAAGAGCGGCAGTGGAGGCTGCTTATCATCATGAAGGACCGGTATATCTGCGTTTCGGAAGACTTGCAGTTCCGGTAATTAATGATAGAGAAGACTACAAATTTGAAATCGGTAAAGGAATTGTATTAAGAGAAGGCAAAGATGTTACAATCTTTGCAACCGGCTTATGCGTAAACGAAGCGTTGCAGGCAGCAGAAAAACTGGCGGCAGACGGTATTGACGCAAAAGTAATCAATATCCATACAATTAAACCGTTAGATGAAGAATTAGTAGTAAAAGCTGCAATGGAGACAGGTAAAGTTGTAACAATAGAGGAACACTCTGTAATCGGAGGTCTTGGCGGTGCTGTTGCAGAAGTTCTCTCTGAGAAAGCGCCTACAAAAATGCTTCGTATCGGAATTAACGATGTGTTCGGCGAGTCCGGGCCGGCGCTTAAATTATTAGAAAAATATGGAATTGATGCAGCAGGCATTTATGAAAAAGTAAAAGCTTTTGTATAA
- a CDS encoding transketolase: MNKLELQKMANEIRKGIITAVHSAKAGHPGGSLSATEVFTYLYFEEMNIDPKNPKKADRDRFVLSKGHTAPGLYSALAHRGYFPVEDLVTLRHIGSYLQGHPDMKHIPGVDMSSGSLGQGISAAVGMALSAKLSGESYRVYTLLGDGEIQEGQVWEAAMLAGHRKLDNLTVIVDNNGLQIDGNIEDVCSPYPIDKKFEAFNFHVINVEDGNDFDQLKAAFDEAKTVKGMPTAIIMKTVKGKDVSFMENNAGWHGKAPNDEEFAIAMADLEKVGEALCQK; encoded by the coding sequence ATGAACAAGTTAGAACTTCAGAAGATGGCTAACGAAATTCGTAAAGGAATTATAACAGCTGTCCATTCTGCAAAAGCCGGACATCCGGGAGGCTCTTTGTCCGCAACAGAAGTATTCACTTATTTGTACTTTGAAGAAATGAATATTGACCCGAAAAATCCGAAAAAGGCAGACCGTGACCGTTTTGTACTTTCTAAAGGTCATACTGCACCGGGATTATATTCTGCTTTAGCACACAGAGGATATTTTCCGGTAGAGGACTTGGTGACATTACGTCATATTGGTTCTTATCTTCAGGGACATCCGGATATGAAGCACATTCCGGGAGTTGATATGTCCAGCGGCTCCTTGGGACAGGGTATTTCTGCGGCAGTAGGAATGGCGCTTTCAGCTAAATTAAGTGGAGAGTCTTACCGTGTTTATACACTGCTTGGTGACGGTGAAATTCAGGAAGGACAGGTTTGGGAAGCAGCTATGCTTGCAGGACATAGAAAGCTTGATAACCTTACTGTAATTGTAGATAATAACGGGTTACAGATTGACGGAAATATTGAAGACGTATGTTCTCCATATCCGATTGATAAAAAATTTGAAGCTTTTAACTTCCACGTAATCAATGTGGAGGATGGCAATGATTTTGACCAGTTAAAGGCTGCTTTTGACGAAGCAAAGACAGTAAAAGGAATGCCTACGGCGATTATTATGAAGACAGTGAAGGGAAAAGACGTTTCCTTTATGGAAAATAATGCCGGATGGCACGGAAAAGCTCCAAACGATGAAGAATTTGCCATTGCAATGGCTGACTTGGAAAAGGTAGGTGAAGCATTATGTCAGAAGTAA
- the fsa gene encoding fructose-6-phosphate aldolase has product MKFFIDTAKVEDIKKANDMGVICGVTTNPSLIAKEGRKFEEVIKEIASIVDGPISGEVKATTTSAEGMIKEGREIAAIHPNMVVKIPMTAEGLKAVKVLTAEGIKTNVTLIFTANQALLAARAGATYVSPFLGRLDDISTSGVELIRTISDMFAVAGIETEIIAASVRHSMHVTDCALAGADIATVPYKVIEQMLHHPLTDAGIEKFKKDYIAVFGE; this is encoded by the coding sequence ATGAAATTTTTTATTGACACAGCAAAGGTAGAAGATATTAAAAAAGCAAATGACATGGGAGTTATTTGCGGGGTAACTACAAATCCGTCTTTAATTGCCAAAGAAGGAAGAAAATTCGAGGAAGTAATCAAAGAGATTGCGTCTATTGTCGACGGACCAATCAGTGGCGAAGTGAAGGCTACTACAACTTCGGCAGAAGGCATGATTAAAGAAGGACGGGAGATTGCCGCAATTCATCCCAATATGGTTGTGAAAATTCCTATGACAGCAGAGGGTCTAAAAGCAGTCAAGGTATTGACAGCAGAAGGGATTAAAACCAATGTTACTTTGATTTTTACGGCAAATCAGGCGCTTTTGGCAGCCAGAGCAGGGGCAACCTATGTTTCTCCGTTTTTAGGGAGATTGGATGATATTTCCACAAGCGGAGTAGAGCTTATCCGCACAATTTCGGATATGTTTGCTGTTGCAGGCATTGAAACAGAGATTATTGCAGCCAGCGTAAGACACTCTATGCACGTAACAGATTGCGCTCTTGCAGGGGCAGATATTGCTACGGTACCATACAAAGTAATTGAGCAAATGCTGCATCATCCGCTGACAGATGCCGGAATTGAAAAATTTAAAAAAGATTATATTGCGGTATTTGGTGAATAA